In Leuconostocaceae bacterium ESL0723, the following proteins share a genomic window:
- a CDS encoding GNAT family protein, which translates to MTAVTAFTINNLAIEIVPTELDQAEALYALVDTNRPTLSKWFSWVDTMQSVVDERDFIAYAQNKAKQRGLFMFTILANNQAIGMIDLHNIAGQQAEFGYWLANNYQGRGIASAAVRHVGEYAARHLNLDHLIIKADKDNLASIRVAQRNGFEPIGDNHLVAFIRTKW; encoded by the coding sequence TTGAGATTGTCCCCACTGAACTAGACCAGGCCGAGGCGCTCTACGCCCTGGTAGATACTAACCGTCCAACCCTATCCAAATGGTTCTCCTGGGTAGATACCATGCAGTCAGTCGTCGACGAACGAGATTTCATCGCCTATGCCCAAAACAAGGCCAAGCAGCGGGGACTTTTCATGTTCACCATCTTGGCTAACAACCAGGCCATTGGCATGATTGACCTGCATAATATTGCTGGCCAGCAGGCGGAATTTGGCTACTGGCTGGCTAATAATTATCAGGGCCGGGGCATTGCCTCGGCTGCCGTTAGGCACGTTGGTGAGTATGCCGCCCGACACCTCAACCTAGACCACCTCATTATCAAGGCCGATAAAGATAATCTAGCCAGCATTCGAGTAGCCCAGCGTAACGGTTTTGAACCAATCGGGGATAATCACCTCGTCGCCTTTATACGGACTAAATGGTAG
- a CDS encoding collagen-like triple helix repeat-containing protein codes for MKNVVKIAAVSSLTGLIGFAVAAPSTQVYAAETAPKSAPLDNQGADIKSNTQEVKSSLNNLKASQQAVQDNRQDIGSKIGNGLLNKLDGLDNFLIQAGTALTKLGDSLTAFNAGWGKLTNAQLQGFNQASDAFIALANQLTKLNQGLAHGIGSVGDVENAIASVVNGAANLVSSFNNLVGALGNVIPSVTSGFSALASQVAKIFGSLV; via the coding sequence ATGAAAAACGTTGTTAAGATTGCTGCTGTTTCTTCGTTGACTGGTTTGATTGGCTTTGCAGTAGCAGCGCCATCAACCCAGGTATATGCTGCTGAGACAGCACCCAAGTCTGCTCCGCTAGACAACCAGGGTGCTGATATCAAGAGCAATACCCAGGAGGTCAAGAGTTCACTGAATAACCTGAAGGCTTCCCAGCAGGCAGTGCAAGATAACCGCCAGGACATTGGGTCTAAGATTGGAAACGGCTTGCTCAACAAGTTGGACGGTCTAGATAACTTCTTGATCCAGGCCGGTACTGCTTTGACTAAGTTGGGTGATTCCCTGACGGCCTTTAACGCTGGCTGGGGTAAGCTAACGAATGCCCAGTTGCAGGGATTCAACCAAGCCTCTGACGCCTTCATCGCCTTGGCCAACCAGCTGACTAAGCTAAACCAGGGCCTAGCTCACGGCATCGGTTCAGTTGGGGACGTTGAAAACGCCATTGCCTCAGTGGTTAACGGTGCTGCCAATCTGGTTAGTTCCTTCAACAACTTGGTTGGGGCCCTTGGAAACGTAATTCCGAGCGTAACGAGCGGTTTCTCAGCCCTGGCATCCCAAGTAGCTAAGATTTTTGGTTCACTGGTATAA
- a CDS encoding putative holin-like toxin translates to MSTADVLQLLLGFGMFVLSLLALIVELIKLSNKK, encoded by the coding sequence ATGTCCACCGCGGACGTCTTACAATTACTGCTGGGCTTCGGGATGTTTGTCCTGTCGCTCCTGGCCTTAATTGTTGAGCTAATAAAACTTAGCAATAAAAAATAA
- a CDS encoding MetQ/NlpA family ABC transporter substrate-binding protein: MKKSYWIGGLVVIVILIGTYFAFGQSHQKSSKSSSSDKTIVLASSPGPYSQLFLDGVKPILEKEGYKVENKSFTNLLNADVALNDNEVDLNVDQHTAYLNNFNKEKHGDLTALTKIPTVPMGIYPAQKKSLSDVSDGDTIAVPNDPSNTARAYQLLEKAGWIKLKSGIDPIKATGKDVVDNPHHLNFKEIDSSTIPRSTSDFSYVILPGSVAFNAKVSSKTMLLAENVQSQYFLVAATTKKKADTQWAKDVKKAYESKEFANYVKDHNSDNYWVLPN; encoded by the coding sequence ATGAAAAAAAGTTACTGGATTGGTGGCCTAGTTGTCATCGTAATCCTAATTGGGACCTACTTTGCCTTTGGTCAATCGCATCAAAAGAGCAGCAAGAGTAGCAGCTCGGATAAGACAATTGTTCTAGCGAGTTCACCTGGTCCTTACAGCCAGCTTTTCTTGGATGGGGTTAAGCCAATCCTAGAAAAGGAAGGGTATAAGGTTGAGAATAAGTCCTTCACGAATTTGCTAAACGCCGATGTGGCCTTGAATGACAACGAGGTCGATTTGAATGTTGACCAGCACACGGCTTACTTGAACAATTTCAATAAGGAAAAGCACGGCGATTTGACCGCTTTGACTAAGATTCCGACCGTGCCGATGGGTATTTATCCAGCCCAAAAGAAGAGTTTGAGTGATGTAAGTGATGGTGACACGATTGCCGTGCCAAATGACCCATCCAACACGGCCCGGGCATACCAGCTGCTGGAAAAGGCTGGTTGGATTAAGCTGAAGAGCGGCATCGATCCCATTAAGGCCACTGGTAAGGACGTGGTTGATAATCCACACCACTTGAACTTTAAGGAAATTGATTCGTCAACGATTCCGCGTTCAACTTCGGATTTCTCTTACGTAATCTTGCCAGGCTCGGTCGCCTTTAATGCCAAGGTGTCCTCTAAGACCATGCTCCTGGCTGAAAACGTTCAGTCCCAGTACTTCTTAGTGGCCGCTACGACCAAGAAGAAGGCTGATACCCAGTGGGCTAAGGACGTCAAGAAGGCTTATGAGTCAAAAGAATTTGCTAACTACGTTAAGGACCACAACAGTGATAACTACTGGGTCCTGCCTAATTAA
- a CDS encoding amidohydrolase yields the protein MALKTDQRTLTDWAAVRHYFHQHPELSSKESETTVLIHNYLSELGYRIVTPPGLKTGVLAEIGPEDAEHTIALRADIDALPIQEQTNLDFSSQNAGVMHACGHDLHLTSLLAASQLLKEHEKEIKIKVRLLFQPAEETNVGAKEVLENNGVADVEAIVGFHNQPRLPVGQISVQSGPRTAAVDKFAVTFHGVGGHAAKPHENIDPIVGLANTITALQTVISRTLNPNHQSVLSVTHIEGGKTWNVIPDDAWFEGTIRTFGGEDRELAHKQFYQVVEAQAASYGLKAEIDWQPGPPVLQNSPQLTPFLAEAIADQAELVDMPATAGGEDFAYYTEEIPSVFAFIGSGANNGLHHSDLVVDDGTLKIGAAWYVRSVYALQAYFAKEGTSK from the coding sequence ATGGCCTTAAAAACCGACCAGAGAACTTTGACCGACTGGGCAGCCGTCCGGCACTATTTCCACCAGCACCCAGAACTGTCCAGTAAGGAGTCCGAAACCACGGTCCTCATCCACAATTATCTCAGCGAACTGGGTTACCGGATTGTCACGCCACCAGGACTCAAAACTGGCGTCCTAGCTGAAATTGGACCGGAAGACGCCGAGCACACCATCGCCCTGCGGGCCGACATTGACGCCCTGCCGATTCAGGAACAAACTAACCTGGACTTTAGTTCTCAGAACGCCGGGGTCATGCATGCCTGTGGCCACGACCTGCACCTGACCTCGCTTCTGGCAGCCTCGCAGTTGCTTAAGGAACACGAAAAAGAAATCAAGATCAAGGTGCGGTTGCTCTTCCAGCCAGCCGAAGAAACCAATGTTGGGGCTAAAGAGGTGCTGGAAAATAACGGCGTGGCTGACGTAGAGGCCATCGTTGGTTTCCATAACCAGCCTCGCCTCCCAGTTGGTCAAATCAGTGTCCAGTCTGGGCCTCGGACCGCAGCGGTCGATAAGTTTGCCGTGACCTTCCACGGGGTTGGCGGTCATGCGGCCAAGCCCCATGAAAACATTGATCCCATCGTTGGGCTGGCTAACACGATTACGGCCTTGCAAACCGTGATTAGCCGGACTTTGAACCCCAACCATCAAAGTGTCCTGTCGGTTACCCACATCGAGGGTGGTAAGACCTGGAACGTGATTCCCGATGACGCCTGGTTTGAAGGAACGATTCGGACCTTTGGGGGTGAGGACCGGGAGCTTGCCCACAAGCAGTTCTACCAGGTAGTTGAGGCTCAGGCCGCTAGCTACGGCCTCAAGGCCGAGATTGACTGGCAGCCCGGACCACCAGTCCTGCAAAATAGCCCTCAATTAACGCCATTTTTGGCCGAAGCGATTGCCGACCAGGCCGAGCTGGTTGACATGCCAGCAACGGCCGGTGGCGAGGACTTTGCCTACTATACGGAAGAAATTCCAAGCGTCTTTGCCTTTATTGGTAGTGGTGCCAACAACGGGCTCCATCATTCGGACCTAGTCGTTGATGATGGCACCCTGAAAATTGGGGCGGCCTGGTACGTTCGTTCCGTTTATGCCTTACAAGCCTACTTTGCCAAGGAGGGGACAAGTAAATGA